From Erwinia pyri, a single genomic window includes:
- the glpK gene encoding glycerol kinase GlpK, which translates to MTTEKKYIVALDQGTTSSRAVILDHDSNIVAVSQREFQQIYPKAGWVEHDPMDIWASQSSTLVEVLAHADIRSDEIAAIGITNQRETAIVWDKETGKPIYNAIVWQDPRTADYCAKLKREGLEEYIQHTTGLVINPYFSGTKVKWILDHVEGSRERAKRGELLFGTVDSWLVWKMTQGRVHITDYTNASRTMMFNIHKLEWDQRMLDILDIPREMLPEVKSSSEVYGQTNIGGKGGTRIPIAGIAGDQQAALYGQLCVEPGMAKNTYGTGCFMLMNTGTEAVTSTNGLLTTIACGPRGEVNYALEGAVFIGGASIQWLRDEMKLIGDATDSEYFASKVKDSNGVYMVPAFTGLGAPYWDPYARGAIFGLTRGANANHIIRATLESIAFQTRDVLEAMQIDANTRLQSLRVDGGAVANNFLMQFQSDILGARVERPEVLEVTALGSAYLAGLAVGFWNDLDEVRAKAVIEREFRPSIETTERNYRYAGWKKAVSRAKAWEDQDDS; encoded by the coding sequence ATGACCACAGAAAAAAAATATATCGTCGCGCTCGACCAGGGGACTACCAGCTCTCGTGCAGTAATCCTGGACCATGATTCCAACATCGTGGCGGTCTCCCAGCGCGAATTTCAGCAAATTTATCCTAAAGCTGGCTGGGTTGAGCATGACCCGATGGATATCTGGGCCTCGCAAAGCTCCACACTGGTAGAAGTGCTGGCGCATGCCGATATTCGCTCTGATGAGATTGCCGCTATTGGTATCACCAACCAGCGTGAAACGGCCATTGTCTGGGATAAAGAGACCGGCAAACCGATTTATAACGCTATCGTCTGGCAGGATCCACGCACCGCTGACTACTGTGCGAAGCTGAAAAGAGAAGGTCTGGAGGAGTATATCCAGCACACCACCGGTCTGGTCATCAACCCCTACTTCTCCGGCACCAAGGTTAAGTGGATCCTGGATCATGTTGAAGGCTCTCGTGAACGCGCGAAACGCGGTGAACTGCTGTTCGGTACCGTCGACTCCTGGCTGGTATGGAAAATGACGCAGGGACGGGTGCACATCACCGACTACACCAACGCCTCACGTACCATGATGTTCAACATCCACAAGCTGGAGTGGGATCAGCGTATGCTGGATATCCTGGATATCCCGCGTGAAATGCTGCCAGAAGTGAAATCCTCTTCAGAAGTGTACGGTCAGACTAACATTGGTGGTAAAGGCGGTACGCGTATTCCTATCGCCGGGATTGCTGGTGACCAGCAGGCTGCGCTCTATGGCCAGCTCTGCGTGGAGCCTGGCATGGCGAAGAACACTTACGGCACCGGTTGCTTTATGTTGATGAACACCGGCACCGAAGCGGTCACCTCCACCAACGGCCTGCTGACCACCATTGCCTGTGGTCCACGTGGTGAAGTGAACTATGCGCTGGAAGGTGCGGTGTTTATCGGCGGCGCCTCTATTCAGTGGCTGCGTGATGAAATGAAGCTGATCGGTGATGCTACCGACTCCGAATATTTCGCCAGCAAAGTGAAAGACAGCAACGGCGTCTACATGGTTCCTGCTTTCACCGGTCTGGGCGCGCCCTACTGGGACCCCTATGCGCGTGGCGCCATCTTCGGCCTGACGCGCGGCGCAAATGCTAACCACATTATTCGCGCAACGCTGGAGTCCATTGCTTTCCAGACGCGTGACGTGCTGGAAGCGATGCAGATTGATGCAAACACTCGCCTGCAATCCCTGCGTGTGGATGGCGGCGCGGTAGCGAACAACTTCCTGATGCAGTTCCAGTCCGATATCCTGGGCGCGCGCGTTGAGCGTCCGGAAGTGCTGGAAGTAACCGCGCTGGGTTCCGCCTATCTGGCGGGCCTTGCGGTCGGCTTCTGGAACGATCTGGATGAAGTTCGTGCTAAAGCGGTCATTGAGCGCGAATTCCGTCCGAGCATTGAAACCACCGAGCGTAATTATCGTTACGCAGGCTGGAAGAAAGCGGTTTCCCGTGCCAAAGCATGGGAAGATCAGGACGATTCGTAA
- the glpX gene encoding class II fructose-bisphosphatase, whose amino-acid sequence MKRELAIEFSRVTEAAALAGYKWLGRGDKNAADGGAVHAMRIMLNNVDIDGEIVIGEGEIDEAPMLYIGEKVGSGKGDAVDIAVDPIEGTRMTAMGQANALAVLAVGDKGTFLNAPDMYMEKLIVGPDAKGAIDLALSLEENLKRVAQALQKPLSELTVSLLAKPRHDAVIAELQQLGVRIFAFPDGDVAASILTCMPDSEVDVLYGIGGAPEGVISAAVIRAMDGDMQGRLLARYEVKGDTPENRLLGEQELKRCQEMGIEAGKILQLGDMARNDNVIFAATGITSGDLLKGITRKGNIATTETLLVRGKSRTIRRIQSIHYLDRKDKNLHPFIL is encoded by the coding sequence ATGAAACGAGAACTTGCCATTGAATTTTCACGCGTAACGGAAGCCGCTGCTCTGGCAGGCTACAAGTGGCTGGGACGCGGTGATAAAAATGCTGCTGACGGCGGCGCCGTCCATGCTATGCGCATCATGCTGAATAATGTGGATATTGACGGCGAGATCGTTATTGGCGAAGGGGAGATTGATGAAGCCCCGATGCTCTATATCGGCGAAAAGGTTGGCAGCGGCAAAGGCGATGCCGTGGATATCGCAGTCGATCCGATTGAAGGCACGCGAATGACCGCCATGGGCCAGGCGAACGCGCTGGCTGTGCTGGCAGTAGGCGATAAAGGCACCTTCCTGAACGCGCCCGATATGTATATGGAGAAACTGATCGTCGGGCCTGACGCTAAAGGCGCTATCGATCTGGCGTTATCCCTGGAAGAGAACCTGAAACGCGTGGCGCAGGCGCTGCAAAAGCCTCTTTCAGAGCTGACTGTTTCCCTGCTGGCAAAACCGCGCCATGACGCGGTCATCGCTGAGTTACAGCAGCTCGGCGTACGGATATTTGCTTTTCCCGATGGTGACGTGGCCGCCTCGATCCTGACCTGCATGCCGGACAGCGAAGTTGACGTGCTCTATGGCATTGGCGGCGCGCCGGAAGGCGTGATCTCGGCCGCGGTGATCCGCGCAATGGATGGCGATATGCAGGGTCGTCTGCTGGCGCGTTATGAAGTAAAAGGGGATACGCCGGAGAACCGCTTACTGGGCGAGCAGGAGCTGAAGCGCTGTCAGGAGATGGGTATTGAAGCCGGTAAGATTTTACAGCTCGGCGACATGGCGCGGAACGATAACGTGATCTTTGCCGCCACCGGCATCACCAGCGGTGATTTGCTGAAAGGCATCACGCGTAAAGGCAATATCGCTACCACGGAAACGTTGCTGGTACGCGGTAAATCACGCACTATTCGCCGCATTCAGTCGATTCACTATCTCGACAGAAAAGACAAAAATCTGCATCCGTTTATTCTGTAA
- the emrD gene encoding multidrug efflux MFS transporter EmrD has product MKKLENGHLLVMLIALVAVGQMAQTIYVPAMTAIAEVFNVREGAVQRVMAAYLMTYGGSQLLYGPLSDNIGRRPVILAGLSIFCLGTVIALFAPDFNQLVLGSAIQGLGTGVAGVMARTMPRDLYAGGALRLANSLLNMGILVSPLVAPVIGALLTHLFGWQACFAFLLLLCGCVGVAMLRWLPETRPAPAEKRALFSRYRPLLADSTFIRYLIMLMGALGGIAVFEASCGVLMGGVLGLNSLTVSLLFILPIPAAFFGAWFAGRENRPFQQLMWWSVNSCLLAGALMWIPAWFGVMTIWTLVVPAALFFFGAGMLFPLATTGAMEPWPYMAGTAGALLGGLQNLGSGLAAWLSALLPQTGQFSLGMLMFAMALLILLCWLPLSRRPEPHAV; this is encoded by the coding sequence ATGAAAAAATTAGAAAACGGGCATCTGCTGGTGATGCTGATTGCGCTGGTGGCCGTCGGGCAGATGGCGCAAACCATTTATGTCCCTGCGATGACCGCCATTGCTGAGGTCTTCAACGTCCGCGAAGGTGCCGTGCAGCGGGTGATGGCGGCCTATCTGATGACTTATGGCGGTTCGCAGCTGTTATACGGGCCGCTCTCCGATAACATTGGCCGCCGTCCGGTTATTCTGGCCGGGCTAAGCATCTTCTGTTTGGGCACGGTAATTGCGCTGTTTGCGCCTGACTTTAACCAGCTGGTACTGGGAAGCGCAATCCAGGGCCTGGGTACCGGTGTGGCTGGGGTAATGGCGCGAACGATGCCGCGTGACCTCTATGCCGGCGGCGCATTGCGGCTGGCGAACAGCCTGCTGAATATGGGCATTCTGGTAAGCCCGCTGGTTGCCCCGGTGATTGGCGCGCTGCTGACCCATCTGTTCGGCTGGCAGGCCTGCTTTGCTTTCCTGCTGCTGCTCTGTGGCTGCGTGGGCGTCGCTATGCTGCGCTGGCTGCCAGAAACGCGGCCTGCTCCCGCTGAAAAGCGCGCTCTGTTTTCCCGCTATCGTCCGCTGCTGGCCGACAGCACCTTTATCCGCTATCTGATTATGCTGATGGGGGCGCTGGGCGGCATTGCCGTATTTGAGGCGAGCTGTGGCGTGTTGATGGGTGGCGTACTGGGGCTGAACAGCCTTACCGTCAGCCTGCTGTTTATTTTGCCCATTCCCGCCGCTTTTTTTGGTGCCTGGTTTGCCGGACGGGAAAACCGGCCTTTCCAGCAGCTGATGTGGTGGTCGGTTAACAGCTGTCTGTTAGCGGGCGCGCTGATGTGGATCCCCGCCTGGTTTGGCGTGATGACCATCTGGACGCTGGTGGTGCCTGCGGCGCTCTTCTTCTTTGGCGCGGGGATGCTGTTCCCGCTGGCGACTACCGGTGCGATGGAGCCGTGGCCCTATATGGCCGGCACGGCGGGCGCTCTGCTGGGTGGGTTGCAGAACCTGGGGTCAGGCCTGGCTGCATGGCTTTCAGCGCTGCTGCCGCAGACAGGACAGTTCAGCCTGGGGATGCTGATGTTTGCGATGGCGCTGCTGATCCTGCTCTGCTGGCTGCCGCTGTCGCGCCGTCCTGAGCCACATGCTGTCTGA
- the fpr gene encoding ferredoxin--NADP(+) reductase, with translation MAEWVNARIKEVNDWTESLFSLVVTAPIDPFTAGQFAKLALEIDGERVQRAYSYVNAPSDANLEFYLVTVPEGKLSPRLHALKPGEEVMITKEASGFFVLDEIPDCKTLWMLATGTAIGPYLSILQEGKGLERFDNIVLVHAARYAQDLSYLPLMQQLQQRYNGQLRIQTVVSREEIVGSLTGRVPALIASGELEAAVGLPMQAESSHIMLCGNPQMVRDTQQLLKETRDMRKHLKRKPGHMTAEHYW, from the coding sequence ATGGCCGAATGGGTTAACGCCAGGATCAAAGAGGTGAATGACTGGACTGAGAGCTTGTTCAGCCTCGTCGTCACCGCCCCTATCGACCCGTTTACCGCTGGTCAGTTTGCCAAGCTGGCTCTGGAGATTGACGGCGAACGCGTGCAGCGTGCCTATTCTTACGTGAATGCGCCCAGCGACGCTAATCTGGAGTTCTATCTGGTTACCGTGCCGGAAGGCAAGCTCAGCCCGCGGCTGCATGCGTTGAAACCGGGTGAAGAGGTGATGATCACCAAAGAAGCCTCCGGATTCTTTGTACTGGATGAAATTCCTGACTGTAAAACGTTATGGATGCTGGCTACCGGCACCGCCATTGGTCCCTATCTGTCGATTTTGCAGGAAGGAAAAGGGCTGGAGCGTTTTGACAATATCGTGCTGGTGCATGCCGCGCGTTACGCGCAGGATCTGAGCTATCTGCCGCTGATGCAGCAGCTTCAGCAGCGCTACAACGGTCAGCTGCGCATTCAGACCGTTGTCAGCCGGGAAGAGATTGTCGGTTCACTGACCGGTCGTGTGCCGGCTCTGATTGCCAGTGGTGAGCTTGAAGCGGCCGTAGGGTTGCCAATGCAGGCTGAGAGCAGCCATATCATGCTCTGTGGGAACCCGCAGATGGTGAGGGATACGCAGCAGCTGCTGAAAGAGACCCGCGACATGCGTAAGCACCTCAAGCGCAAGCCAGGACATATGACCGCCGAGCATTACTGGTAA
- a CDS encoding DUF805 domain-containing protein — translation MTLQAWCFSWRGRLRRRDFWVWLTVWLALMVVLYTLAARGWISRQTAAFLVVFLLLPTSAVVVKRLHDRNKSAWWALLLLVAWMMLARDWEMLPQHWQWALDRFIPTLILVTMTLELGTFSGTQGMNRFGRAPSPVNYFGRKLPDYQ, via the coding sequence ATGACCTTACAAGCGTGGTGTTTTTCCTGGCGAGGCCGTCTGAGGCGGCGCGATTTCTGGGTCTGGCTGACCGTATGGCTGGCTCTGATGGTCGTGCTCTACACCCTGGCAGCTCGGGGCTGGATAAGTCGCCAGACGGCGGCATTCCTTGTGGTTTTCCTGCTTCTGCCCACCAGCGCAGTGGTGGTCAAGCGTCTGCACGACCGTAATAAAAGCGCCTGGTGGGCGCTGCTGCTGCTGGTCGCCTGGATGATGCTGGCAAGGGATTGGGAGATGCTGCCGCAGCACTGGCAGTGGGCGCTTGATCGTTTTATCCCCACGCTGATTCTGGTCACGATGACCCTTGAACTGGGCACCTTCAGCGGTACCCAGGGCATGAACCGCTTTGGCAGAGCGCCCAGCCCGGTCAACTATTTTGGCCGCAAGCTGCCTGATTACCAGTAA
- a CDS encoding DUF1454 family protein, whose amino-acid sequence MNKAIFLGITALFTLTTAQAENAPAAQDRTEHLPAAPYLQAGAPVFDMTIGQFREKYNAINPTLQIAEYRAIDNRGDKSNLTRAASKINENLYASTALEQGTGKIKTLQITWLPVPGPEEKAARDRALAYMAAMTRFFEPTLNEEQSLKRLNDVLNKGKGSRYFTQDEGAVRYIVADNGDKGLTFAIEPIKLAMAAN is encoded by the coding sequence ATGAATAAAGCGATTTTTCTGGGCATCACGGCACTGTTCACGCTGACAACAGCCCAGGCGGAGAATGCCCCCGCTGCGCAGGATCGTACCGAACACCTGCCTGCCGCGCCCTATCTTCAGGCAGGAGCGCCTGTCTTTGATATGACTATCGGCCAGTTCCGCGAAAAGTATAATGCTATCAATCCCACGTTACAGATTGCTGAATATCGCGCTATCGATAACCGTGGGGATAAAAGTAATTTGACCCGCGCCGCCAGCAAGATCAATGAAAATCTCTACGCTTCCACCGCACTGGAGCAGGGAACCGGGAAGATCAAAACCTTACAGATAACCTGGCTGCCGGTGCCTGGCCCGGAGGAGAAAGCGGCACGGGACAGAGCGCTGGCTTATATGGCCGCCATGACGCGCTTTTTTGAGCCCACGCTCAATGAAGAACAGAGCCTGAAGCGGCTTAACGACGTGCTGAACAAGGGCAAAGGATCGCGCTATTTCACCCAGGATGAAGGCGCGGTGCGCTACATCGTGGCGGACAATGGCGACAAGGGACTGACCTTTGCCATAGAGCCGATTAAATTAGCGATGGCGGCCAACTGA
- the tpiA gene encoding triose-phosphate isomerase, whose protein sequence is MRHPLVMGNWKLNGSKTMVNELIVGLRNELSSVDGCGVAIAPPVMYLDLAKHAASGSHIALGAQNVDVNLSGAFTGEVSADMLKDIGAQYIIIGHSERRTYHKESDELIAKKFAVLKAAGLIPVLCIGETEAENEAGKTEEVCARQIDAVLNTQGAEAFNGVVVAYEPVWAIGTGKSATPAQAQAVHKFIRDHIAKKDATVAAQVIIQYGGSVNDKNAAELFAQPDIDGALVGGASLKADAFAVIVKAAAAAKKA, encoded by the coding sequence ATGCGACATCCGTTAGTCATGGGTAACTGGAAACTGAACGGCAGCAAAACGATGGTCAACGAACTGATTGTCGGCCTGCGTAACGAGCTGAGCAGCGTTGACGGCTGCGGCGTAGCCATTGCCCCTCCGGTGATGTATCTGGACCTGGCAAAACATGCCGCCTCCGGTAGCCACATTGCGCTTGGCGCACAGAACGTTGATGTGAACCTGTCCGGCGCCTTTACCGGCGAAGTCTCTGCCGACATGCTGAAAGATATCGGCGCGCAGTACATCATCATCGGCCACTCTGAACGTCGCACTTACCATAAAGAGAGCGATGAGCTGATTGCCAAAAAATTTGCCGTGCTGAAGGCCGCAGGCCTGATCCCGGTGCTCTGCATCGGTGAAACCGAAGCGGAAAACGAAGCAGGCAAAACGGAAGAAGTGTGCGCACGTCAGATCGATGCCGTGCTGAACACGCAGGGCGCAGAGGCGTTCAACGGCGTGGTTGTGGCTTATGAGCCAGTCTGGGCTATCGGTACCGGTAAATCCGCTACCCCTGCGCAGGCTCAGGCAGTGCACAAATTTATCCGTGACCACATCGCGAAGAAAGATGCGACCGTGGCTGCCCAGGTGATCATTCAGTACGGCGGTTCTGTTAACGACAAGAATGCGGCAGAATTGTTTGCTCAGCCAGACATCGATGGTGCGCTGGTTGGCGGCGCGTCACTGAAAGCCGATGCTTTCGCAGTGATTGTTAAAGCTGCAGCAGCAGCGAAAAAAGCCTGA
- the mqo gene encoding malate dehydrogenase (quinone): MRKTAALQSVCTKKMGFAESATAAEYNDVDLLLIGGGIMSATLGTYLQELEPEWRIGMVERLESPAEESSDGWNNAGTGHSALAEMNYTPEKEDGSVEIKKAVEINESFQISRQFWAHQVRKGVLTNPRSFINSVPHMSFVWGDDNVAFLKKRYQALQKSSLFRGMEYSEDPELIREWVPLMMEGREQTDRVAATRISSGTDVNFGEITCQLVASLQKSPNFRLQTRHEVRDIRRNSDESWSVTVADLNNKGQQKTLRARYVFIGAGGAGLTLLQKSGIPEVKDYAGFPVGGEFLVSDNPEVVKRHLAKVYGKASVGAPPMSVPHLDTRMLDGKQTLLFGPFATFSTKFLKQGSLWDMFGSLTSSNLLPMMQVGLNNFSLVKYLIGQVMLTDEDRLKALQDYFPEARKEDWRRVKAGQRVQIIKKEAGKGGVLKLGTEVVTSQDGTLSALLGASPGASTAAPIMIELMSKVFHDRFSSFEWQSKLKAMIPSYGQKLNGNVAATEKEMAETSRILQLEYTPASAANDEAAEADAAVVGK, encoded by the coding sequence ATGCGAAAAACTGCTGCACTCCAGTCTGTCTGCACTAAAAAGATGGGTTTTGCTGAATCGGCCACGGCCGCAGAATACAACGACGTCGATCTGTTACTGATCGGCGGCGGCATTATGAGCGCCACGCTCGGCACCTATTTACAGGAGCTGGAGCCGGAGTGGCGTATTGGTATGGTGGAACGCCTGGAGAGCCCTGCCGAAGAGAGCTCTGACGGCTGGAACAATGCGGGCACGGGTCACTCTGCGCTGGCAGAAATGAACTATACCCCGGAAAAAGAAGACGGCTCGGTTGAGATCAAAAAGGCCGTGGAGATTAATGAGTCCTTCCAGATCTCCCGCCAGTTTTGGGCACATCAGGTTCGTAAAGGGGTTCTGACTAACCCGCGCAGTTTCATCAACAGCGTCCCGCACATGAGCTTTGTCTGGGGCGACGATAATGTAGCCTTCCTGAAAAAACGTTACCAGGCGTTGCAAAAAAGCAGTCTGTTCCGCGGCATGGAATATTCAGAAGACCCTGAGCTGATCAGAGAATGGGTGCCGCTGATGATGGAAGGCCGTGAGCAAACCGATCGCGTCGCCGCCACGCGCATCTCAAGCGGGACTGACGTTAATTTCGGCGAAATCACCTGCCAGCTGGTGGCATCGTTGCAGAAAAGCCCTAACTTCAGGCTGCAAACCCGCCATGAGGTGCGCGACATCAGGCGCAATAGCGATGAGAGCTGGAGCGTGACGGTGGCCGACCTGAACAACAAGGGCCAGCAAAAAACGCTTCGTGCGCGCTACGTCTTTATTGGCGCAGGCGGTGCGGGTCTCACGCTGCTGCAAAAATCGGGCATTCCTGAAGTCAAAGACTATGCGGGTTTCCCGGTAGGTGGCGAGTTTCTGGTTTCCGACAATCCCGAGGTGGTGAAGCGTCATCTGGCGAAAGTGTATGGTAAAGCCTCCGTAGGCGCGCCGCCGATGTCTGTGCCGCACCTGGATACCCGTATGCTGGACGGCAAGCAGACGCTGCTGTTTGGCCCGTTTGCCACTTTCTCTACCAAATTTCTTAAGCAGGGTTCGCTGTGGGATATGTTTGGCTCGCTGACTTCCTCTAACCTGCTGCCGATGATGCAGGTTGGCCTGAATAATTTTAGTCTGGTGAAATATCTGATTGGTCAGGTCATGCTGACCGATGAAGATCGCCTGAAAGCGCTGCAGGACTATTTCCCGGAAGCAAGGAAGGAAGACTGGCGCCGCGTGAAGGCGGGCCAGCGTGTGCAGATCATCAAGAAAGAAGCGGGTAAAGGCGGCGTGCTGAAGCTGGGCACTGAAGTCGTCACCTCGCAGGATGGTACGCTCTCGGCTTTGCTGGGTGCCTCGCCAGGCGCTTCAACCGCCGCACCTATTATGATCGAGCTGATGAGCAAAGTTTTCCATGACCGCTTTTCCTCGTTTGAATGGCAGTCAAAGCTGAAAGCGATGATCCCATCTTATGGCCAGAAGCTGAATGGCAACGTGGCGGCGACGGAAAAAGAGATGGCAGAAACCAGCCGCATTCTGCAGCTGGAGTACACGCCTGCCTCGGCCGCCAATGACGAAGCTGCAGAAGCTGACGCAGCGGTAGTTGGCAAGTAA
- a CDS encoding phosphoketolase family protein — MDTSLPQPITDNELSLLDRYWRAANYLSVGQIYLMDNPLLREPLLPQHIKPRLLGHWGTTPGLNFIYAHLNRIIRQRDLNLLYICGPGHGGPGMVANTWLEGTYSEIYPDISGDAQGMRKLFKQFSFPGGIPSHAAPETPGSINEGGELGYSLVHAFGAVFDNPELIVPCIIGDGEAETGPLASSWHGTKFLNAARDGAVLPILHLNGYKIANPTLLGRSSDEDLQQLFTGYGYEPLFVEGDDPHQMHRDMAAAFDKAFDRIRQLQQEARGNEAAAPVPRWPMIILRSPKGWTGPKSVDGKKVEGFWRAHQVPVSSCREDENHRQILESWLRSYRPDDLFDTEGKLKPELQALAPEGDKRMGATPYANGGRLRQELNVPDIRQFAVEVASPGGSQDQSTAVLASYLSEIFRSNPDNFRLFGPDETASNRLGRVFDVTNRTWMEKIEAYDEQLSPDGRVMEILSEHQCQGWLEGYLLTGRHGLFTCYEAFIHIVDSMFNQHAKWLKVSRKLPWRKPISSLNYLLSSHVWRQDHNGYSHQDPGFIDHVANKKADIVRIYLPPDANTLLWVGDHCLRTWDRINVIIAGKQPEPQWLTMEQAVEHCEKGMGIWPWAGNEQPGSSPDVVMACAGDVPTLETMAAVDLLRQWLPELKVRVVNVVDLLALQTREQHPHGLEDGAFDEIFTADKPVVFAFHGYPALIHRLTYQRNNHRNFHVKGFNEEGTTTTPFDMTVLNELDRYHLAQEAIMRVPGLAEKASEVLDKLQEKLAEHHRWVREQGEDLPEVLNWVWPASAR; from the coding sequence ATGGACACGTCTTTACCTCAGCCGATAACTGATAACGAACTCTCTCTGCTGGACCGCTACTGGCGAGCAGCGAACTATCTGTCGGTGGGGCAGATCTATCTGATGGATAACCCGCTTCTCAGAGAGCCTCTGCTGCCACAGCACATCAAACCCCGACTGTTGGGCCACTGGGGAACCACCCCCGGACTGAATTTTATCTACGCGCACCTCAACCGCATTATCCGCCAGCGCGACCTGAATCTGCTCTATATCTGCGGTCCGGGACACGGCGGGCCAGGCATGGTTGCCAATACCTGGCTTGAAGGCACCTACAGCGAAATCTATCCAGATATCAGTGGTGATGCGCAGGGCATGCGCAAACTGTTTAAGCAGTTCTCTTTCCCCGGCGGGATCCCCAGCCATGCCGCGCCCGAGACGCCAGGCTCCATCAATGAAGGTGGTGAACTGGGCTACTCTCTGGTGCATGCATTCGGCGCGGTTTTTGATAATCCCGAGCTGATTGTTCCCTGCATTATCGGTGATGGCGAAGCGGAAACGGGACCGCTGGCCTCAAGCTGGCACGGCACTAAATTCCTCAATGCCGCCCGTGATGGTGCGGTCCTCCCCATTCTGCATCTCAATGGCTATAAAATTGCCAACCCCACTCTGCTGGGTCGTTCCAGTGATGAGGATCTGCAACAGCTGTTTACTGGCTACGGTTACGAGCCGCTGTTTGTGGAGGGAGATGACCCGCACCAGATGCATCGCGATATGGCGGCCGCCTTCGATAAAGCGTTCGACCGTATCCGTCAGTTGCAGCAGGAAGCACGAGGTAATGAGGCCGCCGCCCCTGTCCCACGCTGGCCAATGATTATCCTGCGCAGCCCCAAAGGCTGGACGGGGCCGAAATCGGTAGATGGTAAAAAAGTTGAAGGGTTCTGGCGAGCTCACCAGGTACCGGTTTCATCATGCCGTGAAGATGAAAACCACCGCCAGATCCTGGAATCCTGGCTGAGAAGCTATCGCCCCGATGACCTGTTTGATACCGAAGGAAAGCTGAAACCTGAACTTCAGGCGCTGGCGCCTGAAGGCGATAAAAGGATGGGAGCCACGCCCTATGCTAACGGCGGGCGGCTGCGGCAGGAACTTAACGTGCCCGATATCCGCCAGTTTGCCGTTGAGGTTGCCAGCCCCGGCGGCAGCCAGGATCAGTCCACCGCGGTGCTCGCCAGCTATCTCAGCGAGATATTTCGCAGCAATCCCGACAACTTCCGCCTGTTTGGGCCAGACGAGACCGCATCAAACCGCCTGGGCCGGGTCTTTGATGTCACCAACCGTACCTGGATGGAGAAGATTGAGGCTTATGATGAGCAGCTTTCGCCAGATGGCCGCGTTATGGAGATCCTCAGCGAGCACCAGTGCCAGGGCTGGCTGGAGGGCTATCTGCTGACCGGCAGGCACGGCCTGTTTACCTGTTACGAAGCCTTTATCCACATTGTGGATTCGATGTTCAACCAGCACGCCAAATGGCTGAAAGTGTCGCGTAAGCTGCCATGGCGTAAACCTATCTCTTCACTGAACTATCTGCTCTCTTCACACGTCTGGCGTCAGGATCACAACGGTTACAGCCATCAGGATCCCGGCTTTATCGATCATGTTGCCAACAAGAAAGCGGATATTGTCCGTATTTATCTGCCGCCTGATGCCAATACCTTACTGTGGGTAGGCGATCACTGCCTGCGAACCTGGGATCGGATCAACGTGATCATCGCCGGTAAGCAGCCCGAGCCGCAGTGGCTGACCATGGAACAGGCTGTAGAGCATTGCGAAAAGGGAATGGGCATCTGGCCCTGGGCCGGGAATGAGCAACCGGGCAGCTCACCGGATGTGGTCATGGCCTGCGCAGGCGATGTACCGACGCTGGAAACAATGGCCGCAGTAGATTTGCTTCGTCAGTGGCTGCCGGAGCTGAAAGTCAGGGTAGTAAATGTGGTCGATTTACTGGCGCTGCAAACCAGAGAGCAGCATCCACATGGCCTGGAAGATGGGGCGTTCGATGAGATATTTACCGCCGACAAACCGGTGGTATTCGCTTTCCACGGCTATCCAGCCCTGATCCACCGGCTGACTTACCAGCGAAACAATCATCGTAATTTCCATGTGAAAGGTTTCAATGAGGAAGGCACCACCACCACGCCGTTTGATATGACCGTGCTTAACGAACTGGACCGTTACCATCTGGCGCAGGAGGCGATTATGCGCGTGCCGGGGCTGGCGGAGAAGGCCTCAGAGGTGCTGGATAAACTCCAGGAAAAACTGGCTGAGCATCATCGCTGGGTTCGTGAGCAGGGGGAAGACTTGCCGGAAGTGCTGAACTGGGTCTGGCCCGCCAGCGCGCGTTAA